The Cervus canadensis isolate Bull #8, Minnesota chromosome X, ASM1932006v1, whole genome shotgun sequence genome contains a region encoding:
- the LOC122435557 gene encoding complex III assembly factor LYRM7-like, with protein sequence MIKDKMEKLQQPNSGRAINGPDPSRIKARAVGQAAKVLQLFKTLHRTRQQVFKNDARALEAARIKINEEFKCNKTETSAKKIEELVKIGSDVELILRTSVIQGIHTDHNTLKLVPRKDLLIENVPYCDAPTQKQ encoded by the exons ATGATTAAggacaaaatggaaaaattacaACAACCCAATTCAGGCAGGGCTATTAATGGCCCAGATCCTTCAAGAATAAAG gcGAGAGCCGTGGGTCAGGCGGCCAAG GTTTTACAGCTCTTTAAAACATTGCACAGGACCAGacaacaggtttttaaaaatgatgctagAGCATTAGAAGCAGCCCgaataaagataaatgaagaaTTCAAATGTAATAAAACTGAAACTTCTGCTAAGAAAATAGAAGAGCTGGTAAAAATAGGTTCTGATGTTGAATTGATACTCAGAACATCTGTTATACAAGGTATTCACACAGACCACAATACGCTGAAATTGGTCCCTAGGAAAGACCTTCTTATAGAAAATGTGCCATATTGTGATGCACCAACTCAGAAGCAATGA